From Salvelinus namaycush isolate Seneca chromosome 24, SaNama_1.0, whole genome shotgun sequence, one genomic window encodes:
- the LOC120019199 gene encoding acyl-coenzyme A thioesterase 1-like — MLAQLVYKEFLSKTKPWFLWLCTPMRSNSQQVRVRLLPNPRCFFDEPVHVKVDGLSPHQKVELRSKLRDDKGIIFKASALYSADSTGQVDLCLSPSLGGSYTGVEPMGLFWAMTPETPHRKLLKNNVLSSMMVDIDALHEDTGEILATETIERQFMTEGLRRIPLDMKNGRIRGTLFLPPGPGPFPGVLDVYILGGGISEVRASLLANKGFVVLALAYSGFQDLPKTMPKYFDLEYFEEAITFLRRQPQVQGPGIGILSISKSGELALSMASFLSGISATVWINGCNANVMTPLHYKDLVIPPLMPNLENITLTPAGLLDVRDALPDQITERNRGSVIPIERAGSRFLFVVSEDDRNWNSCLFGQQAAAQLRHHGKDNFEVVTYPRAGHFLEVPYMPHCPSGFHSAVGKVVVFGGEAKAHHEAQLDLWRRVQEFFRTHLKDNSNTVQKARL, encoded by the exons ATGTTGGCCCAATTGGTGTACAAGGAATTTCTCTCAAAAACAAAACCATGGTTTCTATGGTTATGCACACCAATGCGGTCGAATTCGCAACAGGTTCGCGTCCGTCTTCTCCCCAATCCTCGCTGTTTCTTCGACGAACCGGTGCACGTGAAGGTAGATGGACTTTCTCCGCACCAGAAAGTGGAATTGAGGTCCAAACTCAGGGACGATAAAGGGATCATCTTCAAAGCTTCCGCTCTGTACTCCGCAGATTCTACAGGACAGGTAGACctgtgcctctctccctctctgggtGGAAGTTATACAGGAGTTGAACCCATGGGCTTGTTTTGGGCTATGACGCCCGAGACTCCACACCGGAAACTATTGAAAAATAATGTGTTGAGTTCAATGATGGTTGATATAGACGCGCTGCATGAGGACACAGGTGAGATCTTGGCAACAGAGACTATCGAGAGGCAGTTCATGACGGAAGGGCTGAGGAGGATACCGTTGGACATGAAAAATGGGAGAATTCGGGGGACCCTCTTTCTACCACCAG GGCCAGGTCCATTTCCTGGTGTCCTGGATGTGTATATTCTGGGTGGAGGTATATCTGAGGTCCGGGCCAGTCTGCTGGCTAACAAAGGCTTTGTGGTTCTGGCGCTGGCCTACTCTGGCTTCCAGGACTTGCCCAAAACCATGCCCAAATACTTTGACCTGGAGTACTTTGAAGAGGCCATCACATTCCTGAGGAGACAGCCACAG GTCCAGGGTCCAGGAATAGGAATCCTGTCCATCTCTAAGAGTGGCGAACTGGCTCTGTCCATGGCCTCTTTTCTCTCTGGCATCTCAGCCACAGTCTGGATCAACGGCTGCAACGCTAATGTCATGACGCCACTGCACTACAAAGACCTCGTCATCCCTCCCCTCATGCCTAACCTAGAGAACATCACCCTCACACCGGCCGGCCTTCTCGACGTCCGAGATGCCTTACCGGATCAGATAACAGAAAGGAACCGCGGTTCCGTGATCCCGATAGAACGAGCCGGTTCTAGGTTCCTTTTTGTTGTCTCTGAGGACGACAGGAACTGGAACAGCTGTCTCTTTGGCCAGCAGGCCGCCGCCCAGCTGAGGCATCATGGGAAAGATAACTTTGAGGTGGTGACTTACCCCAGGGCCGGTCATTTCCTGGAGGTGCCCTACATGCCCCACTGCCCGTCTGGCTTCCACTCTGCGGTGGGTAAAGTGGTGGTGTTTGGGGGGGAAGCTAAAGCCCACCATGAGGCTCAGCTGGACCTGTGGAGGAGGGTCCAGGAGTTCTTCAGGACACACCTGAAGGACAACAGCAACACTGTCCAGAAAGCCAGGCTGTAA